A genome region from Rhodanobacter thiooxydans includes the following:
- a CDS encoding YdcF family protein: MTVTVLLILLVLAGVLALLGWRRCSWALLASALTLLLAVGCGPLPIWLLAQLQSGPAAAVPIDWGQRNAIVLLGAGTVRAAGSGEVEASLFAYGRIGKAAELYRACRRAGRECKVEVSGGDALGLGRPEAAVYADDLQRLGVDAADLLLDSRSMNTWQNAQFSSPLLKAYGADRVLLVSSAYHLRRSTLYFAHFGIHAIPVPADHVDGVLSWLPLSYNFAMADVALHEYSGIVRYHVYNAMGWNVRATQPGAL; this comes from the coding sequence GTGACCGTGACCGTGCTGCTGATCCTGCTCGTGCTTGCCGGCGTGCTGGCGCTGCTGGGATGGCGCCGCTGCAGCTGGGCGCTGCTGGCGTCGGCGCTGACCCTGCTGCTGGCTGTCGGCTGCGGGCCGCTGCCGATCTGGCTGCTGGCGCAGCTGCAGTCCGGCCCTGCGGCAGCGGTGCCGATCGACTGGGGCCAGCGCAATGCGATCGTGCTGCTGGGCGCCGGTACGGTACGCGCGGCAGGTAGCGGCGAGGTCGAGGCGAGCCTGTTCGCCTATGGCCGCATCGGCAAGGCGGCGGAGCTGTACCGCGCATGCCGGCGGGCCGGGCGCGAATGCAAGGTCGAGGTGAGCGGCGGCGATGCGCTCGGGCTGGGCCGACCGGAAGCGGCGGTTTACGCCGACGACCTGCAACGGCTCGGCGTGGATGCCGCCGACCTGTTGCTGGATTCGCGCAGCATGAATACCTGGCAGAACGCGCAGTTCAGCAGCCCGCTGCTGAAGGCGTATGGCGCCGACCGCGTGCTGCTGGTGTCGTCGGCCTACCACCTGCGCCGCAGCACGCTGTACTTCGCGCACTTCGGCATCCATGCGATACCGGTGCCGGCCGACCATGTCGACGGCGTGCTGTCCTGGCTGCCGCTGTCGTACAACTTTGCCATGGCCGACGTGGCCCTGCACGAGTACAGCGGCATCGTGCGCTATCACGTGTACAACGCGATGGGCTGGAACGTGCGGGCGACGCAGCCCGGTGCGTTGTAG
- a CDS encoding phospholipase: protein MTTLVFVHGWSVTNTSTYGQLPQQLQQQAATAGLTLTLADLWLSEYVSFDDAVTMPDLVRAFDHALRDLHLLDASFACITHSTGGPVVREWLRAQRDKPATYSTIKLSHLVMLAPANFGSALAQLGKGLLGRLKAWFGGVEPGQRILDWLELGSTESLSLNLDYIHSDDPVKRGQFLFVLTGDRPDRQLYDHLNSYTGEDGSDGVVRIAAANLNAHHAVLSPQANGAGGIDTLALTLSRGPRCAFKLIAGAAHSGDEYGIMASAAPATVQAILRCLGVRSADDYEGLCDAFERENAARDADKVELEPAGPFAPRVHIHDPRSLLILRLADEAGEPLVGAGFLFTAGVQASPDLLPAGFLLDRQANSRQRTTISLFLDHSLLAGDDRVADPHNSRKTLRPAVDSHRPYGASVQPVDLGGLVHHALARSAAGDDLFAILGPHQSTVLDVVLPRKIHEGVFRLTQTLTPQDFSRPVAGPVIG from the coding sequence ATGACCACCCTCGTCTTCGTCCACGGCTGGAGCGTCACCAACACCTCGACCTATGGTCAGCTGCCACAGCAGTTGCAGCAACAGGCAGCTACCGCTGGCCTCACGCTGACCCTGGCCGACCTCTGGCTGTCCGAATACGTGAGCTTCGACGACGCGGTGACCATGCCCGACCTGGTGCGCGCGTTCGACCATGCCTTGCGCGACCTGCATCTGCTGGACGCCAGCTTCGCCTGCATCACCCATTCCACCGGCGGCCCGGTGGTGCGCGAGTGGCTGCGCGCGCAGCGCGACAAGCCGGCCACGTACAGCACGATCAAGCTCAGCCACCTGGTCATGCTGGCACCGGCGAACTTCGGCTCGGCGCTGGCGCAACTGGGCAAGGGCCTGCTCGGCCGGCTCAAGGCCTGGTTCGGCGGCGTAGAGCCGGGCCAGCGCATCCTCGACTGGCTGGAGCTGGGCAGCACCGAATCGCTGTCGCTCAACCTCGACTACATCCACAGCGACGACCCGGTGAAGCGCGGGCAGTTCCTGTTCGTGCTCACCGGCGACCGTCCGGACCGCCAGTTGTACGACCACCTCAACAGCTACACCGGCGAGGACGGCTCCGACGGCGTGGTGCGCATCGCCGCGGCCAACCTCAACGCCCATCATGCTGTGCTGTCGCCCCAGGCCAACGGCGCCGGCGGCATCGACACGCTGGCGCTCACCCTCAGCCGCGGACCGCGCTGCGCGTTCAAGCTGATCGCCGGCGCGGCGCACTCCGGCGACGAGTACGGCATCATGGCCAGTGCCGCGCCGGCTACCGTGCAGGCGATCCTGCGCTGCCTCGGGGTGCGCAGCGCGGACGACTACGAAGGCCTGTGCGACGCCTTCGAGCGCGAGAACGCCGCGCGCGATGCCGACAAGGTGGAGCTGGAGCCGGCCGGGCCGTTCGCCCCGCGCGTGCACATCCACGACCCGCGCAGCCTGCTGATCCTGCGGCTCGCCGACGAGGCCGGCGAACCGCTGGTGGGCGCCGGCTTCCTGTTCACCGCCGGCGTGCAGGCCAGCCCCGATCTGCTGCCGGCCGGCTTTCTGCTCGACCGCCAGGCCAATTCAAGGCAGCGCACCACCATCTCGCTGTTCCTCGACCACAGCCTGCTCGCCGGCGACGACCGGGTGGCCGACCCTCACAACAGCCGCAAGACGCTGCGCCCCGCCGTGGACAGCCACCGGCCCTACGGTGCCAGCGTGCAGCCGGTCGACCTCGGCGGGCTGGTCCATCATGCGCTGGCGCGCAGCGCCGCCGGCGACGACCTGTTCGCCATACTCGGCCCGCACCAGAGCACCGTGCTCGACGTGGTGCTGCCGCGCAAGATCCACGAAGGCGTGTTCCGGCTGACGCAGACACTGACGCCGCAGGACTTCAGCCGGCCGGTGGCCGGGCCAGTGATCGGCTGA
- a CDS encoding glycosyltransferase — MQKKPIFFDPTGRRASHVSRLALAAAVISTLFVVACAASLFVWPSMVGLHIGEHARTRHALANVKAAAPELLKPAARLAAEVRARQKLLHPPRTHTGKASGHVPPPSLDKPAGRPLAVGFYVNWDESSYPSLKRALPTLDWVIPSWMHVSGPDMALHTNIDAKVLKLIRTQKPSTPILPLLQNMVNTAWDGPGLARMLADPAMRQQRIAQIVAFIDANHFQGVTVDFEDVPATSQKDLKAFLTELNDAFDPHGWGIVLSVPFDDADWDYAGYADIVDFELLMAYDQHWAGKDPGSVAGQGWFEDMLDKRMKVLDPNQVIVAIGSYGYDWSHGKNAEALTFQDAMDRASDAQAVIAFDPDTQNPNFSYGEDDGSTHQVWFLDGVTAYNQIHAADDYRPYGYALWRLGSEDPSVWSVLGRPYGAATPESLRTIGQGEDIDIQGQGEVLEIAAQPSPGARTIEVDKDDGSIDDESYSALPSSYVIRRAGTLPHKIALTFDDGPDAQWTPQILDILKARHVPATFFIIGASAEMSPKLVQREIAEGHDVGNHTFTHPNLGDSPPGIVSLELNATQRLFEALTGHSMRLFRAPYFGDAEPTTADELVPIGIAQKMGYISVGLHVDSEDWQRPGADQIVNNVLTQVAASNSERTGQVVLLHDAGGERSQTIAALPRIIDGLRAKGYDFVTVSELAGLTREQTMPPLPPGSLSRWADRSVFLALGWFGHLIGWLLTTAITLGVARLLLLGVLALVNRWQERRRAPPSLPADPPLVSVLIPAYNEEKVIVSLIRYILKSRYANLEVIVVDDGSVDATSAVVRQHYAHEPRVRLLTIPNGGKAHAVNTALRESNGTVVVALDADTQFERDTIPHLVRWFVDPKVGAVAGNAKVGNRINLITLWQALEYITAQNLERRALAALGAITVVPGAVGAWRREALEQLGGFPADTLAEDQDLTIAVQKAGYHALFDAAAIAWTEAPDTARGLARQRFRWSYGTLQCLWKHRDATFNPRYRALGMVALPQVWLFQILFSVVSPLVDLVLVWQVVSTGMDYLQHRAQFDNTNLLRMLAFYAAFMAVDLGASALAFAMEKKEKWSLLWWLVLQRFGYRQLMYYVVVRSVWTAIRGPSVGWGKQERKATVNASEELKS, encoded by the coding sequence ATGCAGAAAAAACCGATCTTCTTCGACCCCACCGGCCGACGGGCCAGCCATGTCTCGCGGCTGGCGCTGGCCGCCGCGGTGATCAGCACGCTGTTCGTGGTGGCCTGCGCGGCCAGCCTGTTCGTGTGGCCCAGCATGGTCGGCCTGCACATCGGCGAGCACGCCCGCACCCGGCATGCGCTGGCCAACGTGAAGGCGGCCGCGCCCGAACTGCTGAAGCCGGCGGCGCGGCTGGCCGCCGAGGTCCGCGCCCGGCAGAAGCTGCTGCACCCGCCGCGCACGCATACCGGCAAGGCATCCGGGCACGTGCCGCCGCCGTCGCTGGACAAGCCGGCCGGCCGGCCGCTGGCGGTCGGCTTCTACGTCAACTGGGACGAAAGCAGCTACCCGTCGCTGAAGCGCGCGCTGCCCACGCTGGATTGGGTGATCCCCTCGTGGATGCACGTTTCCGGACCGGACATGGCGCTGCATACCAACATCGACGCCAAGGTGCTCAAGCTGATCCGCACGCAGAAGCCGTCCACGCCGATCCTGCCGCTGCTGCAGAACATGGTGAACACCGCCTGGGACGGTCCCGGCCTGGCGCGCATGCTGGCCGACCCGGCGATGCGCCAGCAGCGCATCGCGCAGATCGTCGCCTTCATCGACGCCAACCACTTCCAGGGCGTGACCGTCGACTTCGAGGACGTGCCCGCAACCTCGCAGAAGGATCTGAAGGCCTTCCTCACCGAGCTCAACGATGCGTTCGATCCCCACGGCTGGGGCATCGTGCTGTCGGTGCCGTTCGACGACGCCGACTGGGACTACGCCGGCTACGCCGACATCGTGGACTTCGAGCTGCTGATGGCCTACGACCAGCATTGGGCCGGCAAGGATCCTGGCAGCGTCGCCGGCCAGGGCTGGTTCGAGGACATGCTCGACAAGCGCATGAAGGTGCTCGACCCGAACCAGGTGATCGTGGCGATCGGCAGCTACGGCTACGACTGGTCGCACGGGAAGAACGCCGAGGCGCTGACCTTCCAGGACGCGATGGACCGTGCCAGCGACGCGCAGGCGGTGATCGCCTTCGACCCGGACACGCAGAACCCGAATTTCTCCTACGGCGAGGACGACGGCAGCACGCACCAGGTCTGGTTCCTCGATGGCGTCACCGCCTACAACCAGATCCACGCCGCCGACGACTACCGGCCCTACGGCTACGCGCTGTGGCGGCTGGGCTCGGAGGACCCGTCGGTGTGGTCGGTGCTGGGCCGCCCCTATGGCGCCGCCACACCGGAATCGCTGCGCACGATCGGCCAGGGCGAGGACATCGACATCCAGGGGCAGGGCGAGGTGCTGGAAATCGCTGCGCAGCCGTCGCCCGGCGCACGCACCATCGAGGTGGACAAGGACGACGGCAGCATCGACGACGAGAGCTACAGTGCGCTGCCCAGTTCCTACGTGATCCGCCGCGCCGGAACGCTGCCGCACAAGATCGCGCTGACCTTCGACGACGGCCCTGACGCGCAGTGGACGCCGCAGATCCTCGACATCCTCAAGGCCAGGCACGTGCCGGCCACGTTCTTCATCATCGGCGCGAGCGCCGAGATGTCGCCGAAACTGGTGCAGCGCGAGATCGCCGAAGGCCACGACGTCGGCAACCACACCTTCACCCACCCCAATCTCGGCGACAGCCCGCCCGGCATCGTGTCGCTGGAACTCAACGCCACCCAGCGCCTGTTCGAAGCGCTCACCGGCCACTCGATGCGGCTGTTCCGCGCGCCCTACTTCGGCGATGCCGAACCAACCACTGCCGACGAGCTGGTGCCGATCGGGATCGCGCAGAAGATGGGCTACATCTCGGTCGGCCTGCACGTCGACTCGGAAGACTGGCAACGCCCCGGCGCAGACCAGATCGTCAACAACGTGCTGACCCAGGTCGCCGCCAGCAACTCCGAGCGCACCGGCCAGGTGGTGCTGCTGCACGACGCCGGCGGCGAACGCTCGCAGACCATCGCGGCACTGCCGCGCATCATCGACGGCCTGCGCGCGAAGGGCTATGACTTCGTCACCGTGTCCGAACTGGCCGGGCTGACCCGCGAGCAGACCATGCCACCGCTGCCGCCCGGTTCGCTGTCGCGCTGGGCCGACCGCTCGGTGTTTCTCGCGCTGGGCTGGTTCGGCCACCTGATCGGCTGGCTGCTGACCACCGCCATCACACTGGGCGTGGCCCGCCTGCTGCTGCTCGGCGTGCTGGCACTGGTCAACCGCTGGCAGGAGCGCCGGCGCGCGCCGCCGAGCCTGCCGGCCGATCCGCCACTGGTCTCGGTGCTGATTCCCGCCTATAACGAGGAGAAAGTGATCGTCAGCTTGATCCGCTATATCCTCAAAAGCCGCTACGCCAACCTCGAGGTCATCGTGGTCGACGACGGCTCGGTCGACGCCACCTCGGCGGTAGTGCGCCAGCACTACGCGCACGAGCCGCGCGTGCGGCTGCTCACCATTCCCAACGGCGGCAAGGCGCACGCCGTGAACACCGCCCTGCGCGAATCGAACGGCACGGTGGTGGTGGCACTGGACGCCGACACCCAGTTCGAACGGGACACCATCCCGCACCTGGTGCGTTGGTTCGTCGATCCGAAGGTCGGCGCCGTGGCCGGCAACGCCAAGGTCGGCAACCGCATCAATCTGATCACCTTGTGGCAGGCGCTGGAATACATCACCGCGCAGAATCTCGAACGCCGCGCGCTGGCCGCGCTGGGCGCGATCACCGTGGTGCCGGGCGCCGTCGGCGCGTGGCGGCGCGAGGCGCTGGAACAGCTTGGCGGCTTCCCCGCCGACACCCTGGCCGAGGACCAGGACCTCACCATCGCGGTGCAGAAGGCTGGCTACCACGCCCTGTTCGACGCCGCGGCGATCGCCTGGACCGAAGCGCCCGATACCGCCCGCGGCCTCGCCCGCCAGCGCTTCCGTTGGTCCTACGGCACCCTGCAATGCCTGTGGAAGCACCGCGACGCCACCTTCAACCCGCGCTACCGCGCATTGGGCATGGTCGCGCTGCCGCAGGTATGGCTGTTCCAGATCCTGTTCTCGGTGGTGTCGCCGCTGGTCGACCTGGTGCTGGTCTGGCAGGTCGTCAGCACCGGCATGGACTATCTGCAGCACCGCGCCCAGTTCGATAACACCAACCTGCTGCGCATGCTGGCGTTCTACGCCGCCTTCATGGCGGTCGACCTCGGCGCCTCGGCGCTGGCCTTCGCGATGGAGAAGAAGGAAAAGTGGAGCCTGCTGTGGTGGCTGGTGCTGCAACGCTTCGGCTACCGCCAGCTGATGTACTACGTGGTGGTGCGCTCGGTCTGGACAGCCATCCGCGGCCCCTCGGTGGGCTGGGGCAAGCAGGAGCGCAAGGCGACGGTGAACGCCAGCGAGGAACTGAAATCGTGA
- a CDS encoding EamA family transporter, with protein sequence MSPRSTVAPLALAVGMLLISMVSYQCGASLAKQLFPQVGAQGATAYRLGLSALILLLWRRPWRRSAGRRDWAALWGYGLSMGAMNLVFYMSLRTIPLGIAVALEFTGPLALALFGSRRLLDFVWIALVVAGLALLLPLRGQVNALDPVGVLYALAAGVGWALYIVLGKKAGAAHGADAVTLGTTIGALLVIPFGIAHAGSALLSPALLPYALGVAVLSSALPYSLEMIALTRLPARTFSTLLSLEPAIAAVAGVALLGERPSVLQWLAIATIIVAAAGTALSVQRPALAEPLAN encoded by the coding sequence ATGTCACCGCGTTCCACCGTTGCCCCGCTCGCGCTCGCCGTCGGCATGCTGCTGATCAGCATGGTCTCGTACCAGTGCGGCGCGTCGCTGGCCAAACAGCTGTTCCCGCAGGTGGGCGCGCAGGGCGCCACCGCGTATCGGCTGGGGCTGAGCGCGCTGATCCTGCTGCTGTGGCGGCGGCCGTGGCGGCGCTCGGCTGGCCGGCGCGACTGGGCCGCGCTGTGGGGCTACGGCCTCTCGATGGGCGCGATGAACCTGGTGTTCTACATGTCGCTGCGCACGATCCCGCTGGGTATCGCGGTGGCGCTGGAATTCACCGGCCCGCTGGCGCTGGCGCTGTTCGGCTCGCGCCGCCTGCTCGATTTCGTCTGGATCGCGCTGGTGGTGGCCGGGCTGGCGCTGTTGCTGCCGTTGCGTGGGCAGGTGAACGCACTCGATCCGGTGGGCGTGTTGTATGCGCTGGCGGCCGGCGTGGGCTGGGCGCTGTACATCGTGCTGGGCAAGAAGGCGGGCGCGGCCCATGGCGCGGACGCGGTGACGCTGGGCACGACGATCGGTGCCTTGCTGGTGATCCCGTTTGGCATCGCGCATGCCGGCAGCGCGTTGCTGTCGCCGGCGTTGCTGCCGTATGCGCTAGGCGTGGCGGTGCTCAGTTCCGCGTTGCCGTATTCGCTGGAGATGATCGCGCTGACCCGCCTGCCGGCGCGCACGTTCAGCACCTTGCTGAGCCTGGAGCCGGCCATCGCGGCGGTCGCCGGCGTGGCCCTGCTGGGCGAACGGCCCAGCGTGCTGCAGTGGCTGGCCATTGCGACGATCATCGTGGCGGCGGCAGGCACCGCGCTGAGCGTGCAGCGGCCCGCGTTGGCGGAGCCGCTGGCGAACTAG